Below is a genomic region from Gillisia sp. Hel_I_86.
CTTTTTCACCTCCCACGGTAGAAAAACGAGCGATCATATCGGTCTTCTTGCCTACTTTGGAAAATATTTTAGCTCTTGTATATTTTGTAATATCATGAGTAACGGTAAAAGTTCCATAAGCCCCAGAACCTTTTGCATGCACCACTCTTTCTGGAATACGTTCTCTATTAAAGTGAGCCATTTTTTCATGAAGAATATAATCTTCCACTAACAGAGGCCCTCTTTTTCCAACACTAAGGGAATCTTCATTTTCTACATAAGGACGACCAGAAGCAGTCGTTAACTTATTGTTCTTGTTACTCATTTTTTTGGATTTATTGATTTTACTAAAGATAAGATTTGATTTATTATAATCAAAATCGATTGTTTTAATATAAGTATAACATCCCTCGATAATAAGATTGGAATATAAATTGATACTTTTATCGAAAATATCCTCATGAAAAAATTATACATACTGCTATTTATCCCATTATTTTTTGGTTGCGCAGAATTACAAGGAATTGCCACTCAGCTTCCGGGCGGGGCATATGGAGTGTCGGATGCAGAAATTGCTTCGGGATTACGACAAGCACTGGATTTTGGAATAGACAAGCAGGTTTCCAAACTAACTCAAGAAGATGGCTTTTTCAGAAATGAACTGGTGCGTATTACCTTACCCGCAGAACTGCAAAAAGTAGACAAAACTTTGAGGGATGTTGGTTTGGACGCCTTAGCAGATGAAGGCTTAAAAGTATTGAATAGAGCTGCTGAAGATGCCGTTAAGGAAGCAACACCAATTTTTGTAAGTGCCGTAAAAGAGATCACTTTTACCGATGCCCGAAATATCCTATTAGGAAACAACACTTCAGCCACTACTTATTTGAATCAGAAAACGGAAACCCAATTATATGCCAAGTTTAACCCTGTTATTACAAATTCATTGAACAAAGTTGGAGCCACAAAAGTTTGGTCCAATATAATAGATAAATATAATTCCCTTCCCTTAACTTCAAAAGTAAATCCAGATCTAGCAGATTATGTGACCAATGAAGCGCTAGATGGCGTGTTTACAATGATCGCAGTGGAAGAAAAAGATATAAGAAATAATTTTGGAGCAAGAACTACGGATTTATTGAGAAGGGTTTTCGGACTACAAGATTAACTATTATAATTATTTGTTATAAAATTTATAATTACTTTAACCTCAACTTAATACATATTAATTGTCATTGCTGGTACATTTGCAGCATAAACCCTTAATGATGATTGATGTAATGTTGTTTAAAACCGAAGAAGAGCGATTATGCCAAAAGTATACGGCGCTCATGGAGAAAGCATTTAAAACTGCTTTATTCGATAAAGAGAAAAGCGATAAAATAAATGCACGAGCAAAAAAAATAATGGAACAGCTGAAAAGGATGAACTATAAGGGTCTCGATAAGTAGTTCTGTAGGTACTCAAAATATTTAAAAGCTTGTAATTGCCGGGAGCCATACCAACTAAAGAACTCGCCATTTACAAGTTCTATACGAACATTGGAATATTTTCCTATTTCTTCTATATGTTTTTTCTTAAAAGGGAAGGGTTCTGAGGATAAAAGGATAAGTTCCGGATCTTTCTCTTCCAATAATTTAAGTTCTATTTCTGGGTATCTCCCCTCTGCTTGTTTATATATATTTTCCCAGCCATTCAACTCTAGCATAACATCGATATAGGTATTGCCTCCCACCACCATCCAAGGTTTTCTCCAAATAAAATAAGCTACCCTTAATTTCTTGGTTGTTAAATTATTCTGAAAAGACTTCTTTTTCTGGGATAATTCTGAAGCCAGTTTGTGGGCCTCCTTTTCCTTATCGAACAGTAAGCCATACATTGTTATAAGCTCTAAAGAATCAGAAAAAGTGATGATATTTGAAACATGCACTTGATAGGTTTTCTCCAGCTCCTGCACCATTTCGAGCGTATTTTCTTCTTTATTGCAAAGAATAAGATCTGGTTTTAGATCACGGATTTTATCTAAATGAACCTGTTTGGTGCCTCCAACTATTGTTTTTATGTTTTTTAAACTCTCAGGATGAACACAAAATTTTGTAATTCCCACTAGTTTTTCCTCTAAACCCAAATGGACTACTAACTCGGTGAAGCTTGGAACCAATGAGATGATCCGATTAAAGGGTTTTGATATATCAATTCCCCTGCCTAGCTGATCTTTAACAAGCATCCCTTCTTAATTTAAGACAAGATCGCAGCCATTTGAGAGGCCATTTCCCGTTGCATTACCTCGGCCTTGGCGGCAGCGATTTCAGCAAAGTTCGAAGTTTGGGAAGCATAAATAATTGCCCTGGAAGAATTTACCAGTAGACCAACATTTTTGTTCATTCCGTATTTACAAACTTCTTCCAAACTCCCCCCTTGGGCTCCAACGCCGGGCACCAAAAGAAAACTATCCGGAACAATTTTCCTGATCTCTAAAAGGAACTCTGCCTTTGTTGCTCCTACCACATACATGAGCTGATCTGAATTCTTATAGGTCTTGGAAGTTTCCAATACTTTCTTATATAATTCTTTTCCGTCACTTTTTAAAGTTTGAAAGTCGAAGGCACCTTCATTGGAAGTAAGCGCCAAAAGAATAGCATGCTTATCCCTAAATTCCAAAAAGGGCTCTACGGAATCCCTTCCCATATATGGAGCAACGGTAACCGAATCGAAGGCCATTTCGTGGAAGAATGCCTTTGCATACATACTTGAAGTATTCCCAATATCCCCGCGTTTGGCATCGGCTATGGTAAATATATCAGGATATTTGGTATTTATATAATCTATTGTCTTGTCCAAAGATTTCCATCCCTTTCTACCATAGGCCTCATAAAATGCCGTATTTGGCTTATATGCCACTGTGAATTTATGGGTAGCATCTATGATCGCTTGATTAAAGGTGAAAATTGGATCTTCTTCAGTAAGTAAATAGGTTGGAATCTTATCCAGATCGGTGTCCAATCCTATACATAGGAAGGATTTCTTTTTATGTATTTGAGCAATAAGGTCCTTAGTGGTCATAAAAATCAATTTTTATTAATATCAAAAATAAAAAATTTCTTGAAACCGACTAACCTAAAGGCAGAGTCATAGAGGTATTTCGTCAGTTTCATTTTAACCTCTAGATCAAAAACCTAAATTTTGTATTTTACCTCACCTGGAACTGCAAAAAAGCAGTTCCGACCTCTCCCAAGGAGAGGTGAAATGGAAACCCCTAGGTAATGCGTCGGGGGAATTATTTAGAATAAGGATATAAAAAATCCCGCAATTGCGGGATTTTAATTTCAATATTTAAAAAGCATCGCTGTTCTCTTTCAGCTTTTCAGTGTTTTCAACCAATTGCAGTTCATCTACTATTTTTTGGATATCTCCATTTATAATATTGGAGAGATCATATAAAGTCAAGTTAATTCTATGATCTGTAACCCTTCCTTGAGAATAATTATAGGTTCTAATCTTCGCGCTTCTATCCCCACTGGAAACCATGGAATTACGTTTAGCAGAATCTGCCTCCAATTTCTTGGCCAGCTCCATATCATATAACCTGGAACGCAGTACCCTAAATGCTTTTTCCTTGTTCTTGTGCTGGGATTTCTGATCTTGACACTGGGCAACCAAACCGGTTGGAATATGCGTTAAACGCACCGCAGAATACGTAGTGTTTACCGATTGTCCTCCAGGACCTGAAGAACAGAAAAAATCCACCCGTACTTCCTTAGGGTTGATCTCCACATCGAATTCTTCTGCCTCTGGCAGTACCATTACCGTCGCAGCCGAAGTATGCACACGCCCTTGGGTTTCTGTTTGAGGCACCCGTTGAACCCGGTGAACCCCAGCTTCAAATTTCAAGGTGCCATACACCTCTTCTCCGGAAATTTCAAAAATCATCTCCTTAAAACCTCCATTGGTACCTTCATTATAATCTACAATATTGCATTTCCAGCCCCGACTGTCGGCATATTTATTGTACATTTTATACAAATCTCCTGCAAAGATACTGGCTTCGTCGCCACCTGCTCCTGCCCGAATTTCCATCACCACATTCTTGGCATCTTCTGGATCCTTGGGCACCAACATCATTCTTATTTTTTCATCCAATTTTGGTAATTCAGATTTAGCTTCCTCCAATTGGAGTTTTGCCATTTCTGTCATCTCCGCATCACTGCCATCGGCAATGATCTCTTCAGATTCTTGGATATTATTTGTGAGCTCCATATATTTTTCACGCACATCCATGAGTGCCTTCAAATCCTTATATTCCTTGTTCAATTCTACATAGCGCTTTTGATCTGATATAATATCAGGCTGAATGATAAGATCATTCACTTCATCAAAGCGTTGCTTCACGATATTCAACTTCTCAATCATAAATTTTTCTAATGATTTTTCAGTGCAAATTTACATTAATTTCACCAATTATATAGGGACGTTTTTTCTGCTTTTCTAACTGAAATATTTGAAAGCACCTAAAAAAGGACATATTTCGACCCTATTGAAACTTACTAGCTGCTGCTTCAAGATGGAATTGCTAAGCTTCTTAATACTGGAATTCCCCAAATTCACTTTTTATCGTAAGTTTTTTAACATCCGAAGGCTGCACCCTTCCTATTATTTTGGCATCTACGTTAAAAGAATTTGAAATGGAAATAAGCTCTTCGGCAATCCCTTCGTTCACGTAAAGTTCCATTCGGTGCCCCATATTGAACACCTGGTACATTTCCTTCCAATCGGTTTTACTTTCTTGCTGAATCAATTTGAATAAAGGCGGCACTTCAAATAAATTATCTTTTACAATATGAAGGTTATTTATAAAATGAAGGACCTTCGTTTGTGCCCCTCCACTACAATGTACCATTCCGTGGATATCGGAATTGGTATATTTTGAAAGGATTTTTTTGATGATAGGCGCGTAGGTACGCGTTGGAGATAGCACTAATTTCCCTGCATTTAGGGGTGAATTTTCTACTTCTTCAGTCAAAGATTTGGTTCCAGAATAAATAAGCCCTTCAGGAATGCTGCTATCAAAACTCTCCGGGTATCTTTCAGCTAAATTTTTAGAAAAAACATCATGTCTGGCCGAGGTAAGTCCGTTGCTTCCCATCCCGCCATTGTACTCTTTTTCATAAGTTGCTTGCCCAAAAGAAGCCAAGCCAACGATCACATCCCCAGCTTGAATATTGGCATTGTCTATCACGTCACTTTTCTTTATTCTCGCCGTAACGGTAGAATCTACGATTATGGTCCTAACAAGGTCTCCCACATCTGCGGTTTCCCCACCCGTGGAATGAATTTCTACCCCAAAACCTTTTAAATCTTCAAGTAATTCCTCGGTTCCATTGATAATTGCTGAAATAACTTCTCCCGGAATGCGGTTTTTATTTCTACCAATCGTAGATGAAAGCATGATATTATCTACCGCTCCCACGCAAAGCAGATCATCTATATTCATGATAAGTGCATCCTGGGCGATACCTTTCCAGACAGAAAGGTCCCCGGTTTCTTTCCAATACATATAGGCTAAAGAAGACTTTGTGCCCGCACCATCTGCATGCATAATAAGGCAGTAATCCTCATCACCAGTAAGATAGTCGGGAACAATTTTACAGAATGCTTGGGGAAATAATCCCTTATCGACATTTTTAATGGCATTGTGCACATCTTCTTTTCCTGCAGAAACACCTCTCCCGGCGTATCTTTTACTTATTTCCTGACTCATTGAGCATTAATTTTGATGAGATTCCAAAGGTACATAGAATGTGTTGCTAATAAAACCAAAAAAGCGACACATTAAGGTGCCGCTTTTTATATTCTTCTTTTAATGTGTTCTTTATTCCCAATCGGGCATTTTTGCATTTTCTTTTAGTAATTTCCGAACCTCTTCTATAGTTTCAAATTCCTCATCATAGCTCACCTGATAAATAGATTTAACAGCTGATGCCTCATTGGAAGAATTCACAAAAACAACAGAAGCTTCATTTGGAACAAACCTAGGATCGGTATCATTGGTGCCATTTGGCTTTTCTGTACTTATAGCAATAGTTTGATTTGTATCTACCTTATAAATAAACATCTTGGAATTCAATTGCCTATTACCTGGACTTTCAAATTCTGAAATATCTCGTGTAAACAATATTAAATTATTATCTACAGAAATATCAATACCTCCTAGGGTTCCTTTAACATTTTGAACAAAAACATCGATCTTTTCTCCAGAATTATCAATAGTAAAAATAGAACCATCGTACCCCTGAAGATTAGTTTCTAAAACAAGTATGCGCGTACCATCCTCACTTTGTTGGATATCCAAAACATATCTACCAGGTGGTGCTTGATAAGCAATCTCTTTACCACTGCCGTCTATATTTATTTTATAAACCTTATCGAAATTTGGATATAGCAAATACCCCCCGTTATCTGCCCAAGAAAAGTCTAAAGTTTCGTTGTTAATTCCATTCGCTGGAATACTATTGGTTATTTGTTTTTGATTTGTTCCATCGGGTTGCATGGTAAAAAGATGAGTTGCCCCACCTGTAGTTCTATAAAATGCTATAAGGTTTACATTCAGATTTTTTCGTGGCCTAAAACTGTTATTGGAAGAAGAAGTAAGTTGTACTTCATCACCTTCATTATTTGAAGAAAATATCACATTATTCCCATTAATGTTCCTTACAAAAAGGTAATTATTGTTTACTGGCGCATCGGCTGTAGTAAAAGAATATACTTCACTAAAAACCCTTTCATTAATACTATCAGAAACCTTTACTTGCCAAAAATATTTATACCCATAATTTAAATCATCAACGGTATACGTCGTATCCTGAATTCCTGAAAAATTTAAAATTTCATTATTCCTGTCATTTTTAATCTCCAACTCATAAGTAAGTTCGTCTTGCTCTGGGTCTGAGGAACTCCAATTAAATTCTATACTTAAATCTTGGTCTGATGCTCCATCTTCTGGTAAGAGCAATTTAGGGGTTGAGGGTTGCCTATTATTCGCTGTTTCAGTTAAAAGCTCGAAAATGACATTTACCTCGTTATTGGTTCTAACGGTTGCGCCTTCGAATTGAGTTAGAAACCCATCTTTCCTAGCCTGAACAGAATATTCACCTTCCGACACATTTCCAAGAATGAAATTTCCATCTTCATCAGTAAATACTGTTGAAGAAGCAGGACTTGTGGATATTTTCACATTTTCAATCGGTTCATTAGATCCTTCTTTCACCACCGTCCCAGTAATTGTACCATTTCCTAAGGAGTCAATCGTGTCTTCACTACAGGATAAAACCACCGCTAAAAGAAAAAATATAAAAATTATTTTTAAGAATTTCATGATTTTATTTATTTTGATTTGATTTGGCATTTCCATTGGCTCCGAGGTTAAAATTCACCCCCAAACCAAAATTAAAGTAATGATCATCTCTCTTTCCTTGTATAACATAATCAAGCTGATCTGAGAATGAAATATTGTGCTCTGCAAAGATCTTTAAACCAATCTTTTGGGACAGCAAATATTCCAGACCAAGGCCATATTGCATTTTAAAAAAAGATTTATCCACTCCTTCAGGTATATCCCCATTACCAATATTAAAGATATAACCACCACCTCCATATACAAATGGACTAAAATTGTCATGAGGAAGAACAAGAAATCCAGCATTTAAATCAAGACCTAAAAAACTTTCGGAAAAAACTTTTTCGTTTGATAGTTGGAAGCCGTTACCTGCGATATTAATAAAAAATGCGTTGCCTAATTTAGAAGAATATTCAATTTTGATCATGGGAGAGATTTCTGCTCCATTGTAGTCCCCGCTAATAACGCTTCCACCAAGGCTTACCCCAAGAGATCTATTATAGTTTCTGACAATGTATTTCCGATTATAAAGCCCGGTTAATTCGGCTTCCTGCTTTTCCAAATAATAATCAGCAATAAACTTCTGGGACGCTCCTCCTTCCTTCACCTTCCATAATTCTTCTTCAACGCCCTCAACAATGAGGCCCTCTACAGCTTTTTCAATAGCCTCCTTCACGGCAAGTTGTACTGGTTCATTTCGTGTAAACCCTACCTCGGCCTCCATTAATCTCTGAAACTTCACATACTTAAAAATGCTTGCATCTATAGCCTGCGAAAGGATTGTTTTGGATATATATATATTCTTAAGAATTTCACCGCTTGACGTGGAGATTGCACGTAGGTAAACCGTCACACGATCCTGACGGTATTGCGTACTCCCACCCACGCCAAAATATCGAACCCCAGCACCACCAGTGATAATATTGGTATCATAAGAAACTATACCTCCTTCCAAAAGAATACCTGCAAACAATAATGGAGGGACCTGAGGTGTGTTTTCTTTGGAACCTTGATATTCCTGTCTGGTAGATCTAATTATATTTCTTTCATTTAAAAGATTCCCAATATTTTCTCTTTCAATGGGGGTAAACCATCCGGAATTCTCAAGGGCTTCAATTAAAATTGCCGTACCACCCTGTGTAACGGCAGTACTAAATGTACTCCCAACATCAGATGGTTTATATTGGCCGGTAAGATCCCTGAAATTATAAACCCCAACTACTACCTTTTCTTCCGGTTCCGGTAATTGGTTTAGCTTTTTTGTGACCTTTGTTGTTTCTCCTATCCTCGCACCGTTAAAATCTATTGGCTTATTTAAGGGGGTTCCGCATGAATTAAACAAAAAGGTAGAAACCACTAATACTACTAAGATTGGATATTTCATAAATTTTAAGAATTGGGGATTACTATTTGTGTTTGTTCCCCGGTATTAGTATCTAAAATATTAATAACTAATCCTTCGTTAGATGTATAAATGTCCAGAGCTAGACTACCAAACGAATATGTTCCTGGTTGTAAAGTTAACTCTCCAAATTGTGTAGTAAAAAGCCTCCTGCTAACCTGTCCCAATAATTGTGAATTAAGACTTTGTGTGAAATCTTCTAATTCAGATCTATCAAAATTTTCTCTTGCAGCGTCATCAGTGAAGGAGTTCTGAGCCTGTGCCGAACTAAGCATCCACTGATAATTGAATGTATCTCCTCCAAAGGCGGGATTAATAGGTTTATAGACCAAATCCTGTGAAAAGGAGTTAAAGCTTAAGAATAAAAAAATTATTAAAGTAATTTTTTTCATGGATAGAAGTTTGGGTTAGTATTGTCGATTGGATTCATTTCTATTCTTAAGGTATTCAAAATATCGATTTACCTGGCTTAAGGCCTGTGTAGCCTTATCTTCAAGGAAATCCAATTTAGGCCTGGCATAGAATTGATAGACGATTTGATCTTCAATTTTAACCATTATTTTGGTTGTCCGGCCAAAACTGATCATTTCATCAATCTGGATAATTTTATTGCCTTTTTCAGGATTAAGACTATACTTCTGATAGAAAAAATCATAAAAATCCTTTCCGGGTTTGGTCTTGGTATTTTCTGTAACCATTCCCTTTAAAACAATACCTTCATTGGGTTTGCTATAAGACATTTCATTTTCCTTCTTCTTGCTTTCGGTAAGGTCGTACTCTTTTCTATCCGTTCCCAATAACTTATCATCCTCATTATTATAAATTAATAGGAGGATGGTGGTCTTCATTTCTGGATTGATGTGGACAGATGTTTGCGAAAGGCTTTTAGTTTCAAATGGTCCCAATGTGAATTTTCCCGATTGTGAATTCTTTGAAGAATTATTCTTGCCCGTAGTTGAAATAACCGAAAGTTCATAGCGCAAGCTATAAGTTGTTTCGGTAAGGCTTGTAGCTACCCCGGTAATCTCCAGCATACCATTTTCAACATCATTGGTTTTAATACCAGCCTCCACTTTAGTGTTCAAATTTTGGGCAGTCATCCCTGAAAAACAAAAAATCAATACAACTATAAATATGTATTTGCTAAAGGATTTCATATTAATACCTTTTTTATTTATAATTTTTTACAATTAAAGATTTGAGATTGCCATTTAATTTAAACTTCAATTTATTGCTTATGCTATTCGCTCCATACATTTCAAAATGAGTGTTTTCTCCTGTTTGTTCCACATTCAACACTACAGGTTGAGAGGAATCTGAAACAAAATTAAAAAGCTTATGATCATTCCCGGTTTGGTTTATATATTCATGTATCTCTTTTGCTTTTGCATATACAAATAATCCATTATTCTCACCATATTGCTTTAATTCAAGTACACTATTACTTGACTTCATATTAACTATGGCTTCATTACCACTACCAATCTGGGACAAATAAACCGAATTTTCATTAGTATATTCATTAGCCTGAATTTTAGGCTGAAAAAATTCATTTAATAAACTAATTCTCTTTAAATCATTATATTCAGTTACCGTCTGAGCATGAACTTTTCCGGAAACAATTAAAATAAATATAGCATAAAATATTTGTTTTAACATAATTTTAGATTTTATTTATTATGAATAAAAAAAAGAGGAAGCTACATCCAGAAGCTTCCTCTTAGTATTAAAGACTTATGGATTAGTCTGAGTTACATTTGCAGAATTGGCACCATATTGATATAGTGTGCTAGTATTTCCAAAACCAGTCTGACTTACTCTGGCGGTATTATCAGCACTGTTAGCCAACGAACCAGGTCCGTCCTCCTGAGTGATAAAAGATCTGTTTTCATCACCAGTTTGCATAACCTTTGCATAGTTACTATAACCTGCCCAAACATTATGTTTATTACCTGACTGTGTTACACGAGAAAGGTTATCATCACCTATTTGTGACAAGTTTGAGTAGTTATTATTATCATCCTGGTCAACATACTCGCGGTTACTTATAGAAGATCCATGAGCAGGATCCGCAGTTTCCTGATAACTAACTGCTTTGTTATCATTACCATATTGGTCTATCTTGGAATAATTACCACGTGTTTGGTTAGGTTTTGAAAATTGTTCCAAATTGACAGAGTTATCATTACCCTCTTGGTCAATATCAGCGATATTATTGTCATGTCTTTGCAATACACGGGATCTGTTATCGTCCCCATCTTGCTTAATATTAGCCTTGTTATCCTCAGCCTTGGCATTATTGCCCTGTTGCAACCATGAATTGTTACGATCTCCATCCTGTTCTACAATTCCACGGTTATCATCTCCACCTTGTTCCATCCAAGAAACCTGATCCCAACCATGTTGATCTACTTTGGCATAATTAGAATTACCACTTGATGGGCTATTATCCCCATGCTGAGATATAGTAGATTTATTCTTATGTACCTGATCCACAAAGGCTTTGTTATCCGTAAACTCCTGATCAACTTTACTATTGTTGTTTCCTGATTGGTTGATAACTGCATTGTTACCCGAGCCTGTTTGGGTACCTGTACTTGTGTTTTGAGCAAACCCCATTGCTCCTAGAATTAACGCTGCCGCGCAAAAAATTGCTTTTTTCATAATACTTGAATTTAATTGTTAATATTAATTGAACCTAACTTATGCATGCCATAATTTTGAGCACATCATAATATTTTAAAAATAATTTATGGGGAAGTTTTGTAAAATTTTAATAGTGGGGTGGGAAATCTAATAGTAGGGTGGGAAACCGGTTAAAAAATAGAACGATCGCAGTAATAATCACGTTAGTAAGATTCATAATAAAGGAACCTCAATAACTCTTAATAACATAATGTTAAGAAAAACATTAATATTGACTTGTTCAAAATTAAAATTATTTAACAGCCTTTAGGGTGCTGTTTTTAAGAAATCATTAATTTGAAAGCTCATTCCTAAAATTCAGGTTTTAAAAATCTGAATTGAACAAAAAAATATTTCTTTAAAAAAAACGAAATAATTAATTATACGTATAATTATATGTAGTTAACAATTCAAATATGCGAATTAAATATGAATTCAGCAAAATTTTAATATTAGCAGAATACATTATCTCCCTTATTTGTAAGAATTAACCTTTAGGGTTTTCCCCCTTTAACAATTTTAACTACAAGGTCATGTGAGTTTAACTAAAAAAAAAGCAGTTGCTTGACTTGTTAAGTTTTTGTTAAATTTAACAAAAATATTTTACATAAAAAACCCACATCCTAAGATGCGGGTTTTTAGATAATCCCAGGATGTGCCAATATACCTATCTAGTAAACAACAATTCCCTGTATTTGGTTAGTGGCCAGATCTCATCATCCACCAATAACTCCAATTTATCACAGTGGTATCTAATTTCTTCGAAAAATGGTTTTACATTATCGCAATATGCAATAGCCCTTTTTTCTGCATCTTCAATCACATTTGCTTTTTTACGGGCATCTGTCATCTTGTTCACATCGGCATTAATATGTTCTATATGCCCAGAAATAGCTTCAATGATCCCTATTTGTTCTTTAGAATGTTTTTTGAAATCCTTCTCGAAAATTTCCTTTAATCCACGAACATTTTCTATTAAAACATTTTGATAACGTATCGTAGTTGGAATTACATGATTTCTTGCGATATCGCCCAAAATCCGTCCTTCGATTTGAATCCTCATGGAATAATCTTCCAATTCAATTTCATAACGGGCTTCTACTTCCCTCTTGTTCATCACTTTCATTTCCTTGTACAAATCTATTGTTTGTTTGGAAACCTTTGCTTTTAAAGCTAGTGGCGTGGTTTTATTATTGCTTAAACCACGTTTTTTAGCTTCATCTTGCCATGCGTCTGCATACCCATCTCCTTCAAATCTAATTTTCTTCGATTTTTTGATATACTCCCTCAAGATATTAAAGATCGCATCGTCCTTCTTCATCTTCTTGTCCTTCACCAACGCATCTACACTCTTTTTAAATTCCTTAAGTTGCTTTGCAACTATGGTATTTAATACGGTCATAGGATTTGCACAATTTGCGGTAGAACCTACGGCCCTAAATTCGAATTTATTGCCTGTAAAGGCAAAAGGAGAGGTTCTGTTTCTATCTGTATTGTCTAGCAGGATTTCAGGAATTTTACCCACCACATTTAATTTAAGGTCTGTTTTTTCTTGTGGGGACAGTTTCCCATCGGTCACTTTTTCCAGTTCATTTAACACCTCTGTTAACTGGCTTCCTATAAATGCCGAAATAATTGCCGGTGGTGCTTCGTTTGCTCCCAATCTATGATCGTTGGAGGCACTTGCAATAGTCGCCCTCAACAATTCTTCATAATCGTGAACTGCTTTAATGGTATTGATGAAAAATGTCAAAAACTGAAGGTTCTTCATTGGGGTACTTCCCGGGCTAAGTAAATTAGTTCCAGTATCTGTACTTAAAGACCAGTTATTGTGCTTTCCACTCCCGTTGATTCCTGCAAATGGTTTTTCATGAAAAAGCACTTTAAAATTGTGCCTTTCCCCAATTTTATCCATAAGGTCCATAAGCAGGGAGTTATGGTCCACGGCAAGATTAGCCTCTTCAAAGATTGGAGCTAGTTCAAACTGATTTGGAGCTACCTC
It encodes:
- a CDS encoding curli production assembly/transport component CsgF, yielding MKKITLIIFLFLSFNSFSQDLVYKPINPAFGGDTFNYQWMLSSAQAQNSFTDDAARENFDRSELEDFTQSLNSQLLGQVSRRLFTTQFGELTLQPGTYSFGSLALDIYTSNEGLVINILDTNTGEQTQIVIPNS
- a CDS encoding CsgG/HfaB family protein: MKYPILVVLVVSTFLFNSCGTPLNKPIDFNGARIGETTKVTKKLNQLPEPEEKVVVGVYNFRDLTGQYKPSDVGSTFSTAVTQGGTAILIEALENSGWFTPIERENIGNLLNERNIIRSTRQEYQGSKENTPQVPPLLFAGILLEGGIVSYDTNIITGGAGVRYFGVGGSTQYRQDRVTVYLRAISTSSGEILKNIYISKTILSQAIDASIFKYVKFQRLMEAEVGFTRNEPVQLAVKEAIEKAVEGLIVEGVEEELWKVKEGGASQKFIADYYLEKQEAELTGLYNRKYIVRNYNRSLGVSLGGSVISGDYNGAEISPMIKIEYSSKLGNAFFINIAGNGFQLSNEKVFSESFLGLDLNAGFLVLPHDNFSPFVYGGGGYIFNIGNGDIPEGVDKSFFKMQYGLGLEYLLSQKIGLKIFAEHNISFSDQLDYVIQGKRDDHYFNFGLGVNFNLGANGNAKSNQNK
- a CDS encoding glutamine synthetase III; this translates as MATLRFQALKETLNRKPIKIEETDRRSELFGRNVFNETVMRQFLTKEAYQSVRDASLKGTKISRGVADHISTGMKEWAISKGVTHYTHWFQPLTGATAEKHDAFFETIGDGLAIEKFGGMQLVQQEPDASSFPHGGIRNTFEARGYTAWDPTSPAFIYGTTLCIPTVYVSYTGEALDYKTPLLRALQSVDSAATAVCKYFDKNVTKVIATLGWEQEYFLIDSALYASRPDLQLSGRTLLGHSPAKGQQLDDHYFGSIPSRALAYMRDLEIECMLLGIPVKTRHNEVAPNQFELAPIFEEANLAVDHNSLLMDLMDKIGERHNFKVLFHEKPFAGINGSGKHNNWSLSTDTGTNLLSPGSTPMKNLQFLTFFINTIKAVHDYEELLRATIASASNDHRLGANEAPPAIISAFIGSQLTEVLNELEKVTDGKLSPQEKTDLKLNVVGKIPEILLDNTDRNRTSPFAFTGNKFEFRAVGSTANCANPMTVLNTIVAKQLKEFKKSVDALVKDKKMKKDDAIFNILREYIKKSKKIRFEGDGYADAWQDEAKKRGLSNNKTTPLALKAKVSKQTIDLYKEMKVMNKREVEARYEIELEDYSMRIQIEGRILGDIARNHVIPTTIRYQNVLIENVRGLKEIFEKDFKKHSKEQIGIIEAISGHIEHINADVNKMTDARKKANVIEDAEKRAIAYCDNVKPFFEEIRYHCDKLELLVDDEIWPLTKYRELLFTR
- the csgH gene encoding curli-like amyloid fiber formation chaperone CsgH; this translates as MKSFSKYIFIVVLIFCFSGMTAQNLNTKVEAGIKTNDVENGMLEITGVATSLTETTYSLRYELSVISTTGKNNSSKNSQSGKFTLGPFETKSLSQTSVHINPEMKTTILLLIYNNEDDKLLGTDRKEYDLTESKKKENEMSYSKPNEGIVLKGMVTENTKTKPGKDFYDFFYQKYSLNPEKGNKIIQIDEMISFGRTTKIMVKIEDQIVYQFYARPKLDFLEDKATQALSQVNRYFEYLKNRNESNRQY